One region of Kytococcus sedentarius DSM 20547 genomic DNA includes:
- a CDS encoding MFS transporter, giving the protein MPLHLRRLLTVFTLGQLGSWTGTGAIAWIAVRHLDATGTELGLLLGLGTFLGILLANLATPRTAGAHPATVLGGSALVAALAAASLAVAGWVEAVTLLHLGAVLCLQTAAGMLQAARIAPAMRQVAGDHLDQALGRQEAIAWTATIVGPAVGGLLTDALGVEVTLLVVALLTLGSALSARGVAGMAWDPPPPRERPRADAGYRTIAGSPLLRRLLGNALLFTAGTMASTPLVDLLLLRTLELSAWEYGLSQGLPCLGGILAGMVVHRLMGRFGRRPVLLASGIGRTLWIAPLALVPSGLAGVAGLAVVVGLQLGLLLAAGFFNPAFSRVRMDAAPGDLLAPVIVAWATLNRAVSAAAMALGGVLGSLVGVRPALLAVGLVTMASALFLVGLPHPPSADPEPEDAPAA; this is encoded by the coding sequence ATGCCCCTGCACCTCCGGCGGCTGCTGACCGTCTTCACCCTGGGCCAGCTCGGCTCGTGGACCGGCACCGGTGCCATCGCCTGGATCGCCGTCCGCCACCTGGACGCCACCGGGACCGAGCTCGGCCTCCTGCTCGGCCTGGGGACCTTCCTCGGGATCCTGCTGGCCAACCTCGCCACCCCGCGCACGGCCGGCGCCCACCCCGCCACCGTGCTGGGTGGCTCGGCGCTCGTCGCCGCTCTGGCCGCCGCCTCGCTGGCGGTCGCGGGCTGGGTCGAGGCCGTGACCCTGCTCCACCTGGGGGCGGTGCTCTGCCTCCAGACCGCCGCCGGGATGCTGCAGGCCGCCCGGATCGCGCCGGCCATGCGCCAGGTGGCCGGCGACCACCTCGACCAGGCGCTGGGCCGTCAGGAGGCCATCGCCTGGACGGCCACCATCGTCGGCCCGGCCGTCGGCGGCCTGCTCACCGACGCCCTCGGGGTGGAGGTGACCCTGCTGGTGGTCGCCCTGCTCACCCTGGGCAGCGCCCTGAGCGCCCGCGGGGTGGCCGGGATGGCGTGGGACCCCCCACCGCCCCGCGAGCGCCCCCGCGCCGACGCGGGTTACCGCACCATCGCCGGCAGCCCGCTGCTGCGCCGGCTCCTCGGCAACGCCCTGCTCTTCACCGCCGGGACGATGGCCAGCACCCCGCTGGTGGACCTGCTGCTGCTGCGCACCCTGGAGCTCTCGGCATGGGAGTACGGGCTCTCGCAGGGGCTGCCCTGCCTCGGCGGGATCCTCGCCGGGATGGTCGTGCACCGCCTCATGGGGCGCTTCGGGCGGCGCCCGGTCCTGCTCGCCTCGGGGATCGGCCGCACCCTGTGGATCGCCCCGCTGGCCCTGGTGCCCTCCGGCCTGGCCGGCGTGGCCGGGCTGGCCGTGGTGGTGGGCCTGCAGCTCGGCCTGCTGCTCGCGGCGGGCTTCTTCAACCCGGCCTTCAGCCGGGTGCGGATGGACGCCGCACCGGGGGACCTGCTGGCCCCGGTCATCGTGGCCTGGGCCACCCTCAACCGGGCGGTGAGCGCCGCCGCCATGGCCCTGGGCGGGGTGCTGGGCAGTCTCGTCGGCGTCCGGCCCGCCCTCCTGGCGGTGGGACTGGTGACGATGGCGAGCGCCCTCTTCCTCGTGGGCCTGCCCCACCCGCCGAGCGCCGACCCCGAGCCGGAGGACGCCCCCGCGGCCTGA
- a CDS encoding alkaline phosphatase PhoX, with amino-acid sequence MTTPSTPSSVGRRTVLGGAAAGAVLTPLAALGARAQGNGRGHQMRKRPHGPDYGPLYPVKDQTTGLELISLPKGFEYISYGWTGSIMDDGRPTPGAHDGMAAFRQGDQVRLVRNHELRRGDQAFHPTHYDPTGPGGTTTIVFDPDAGKFVESYASLAGTAVNCAGGPTPWGTWLSCEETFYTSETGQRHGYVFEVPTHGVSSAEPLTQMGRFVHEAVAVDPSTGIVYLTEDATPSGFYRFLPNRPGDLDAGGELQMLRIERGEGSYVTYADGTGERYQTSWVTIDEPDPADDGVRTVQQGIAKGGAQFARLEGAWWGNDVVNIVSTSGGPDRNGQVFTYDPRTGELVILFASPDETVLDNPDNICVSPRGGIVLCEDGGGDSYLHGLTTDGEIFPFALNTVVLDRDGVAGSTVRAGDYHTSEWCGSTFEPKNGNWMFVNIQTPGITLAITGPWRKGSL; translated from the coding sequence ATGACCACCCCCTCCACGCCGTCCTCGGTCGGCCGTCGCACCGTCCTCGGCGGTGCCGCCGCCGGTGCCGTCCTCACCCCGCTGGCCGCCCTCGGTGCCCGCGCCCAGGGCAACGGCCGCGGTCACCAGATGCGCAAGCGCCCCCACGGCCCCGACTACGGCCCGCTGTACCCGGTGAAGGACCAGACCACCGGTCTGGAGCTCATCAGCCTGCCCAAGGGCTTCGAGTACATCTCCTACGGCTGGACCGGCTCGATCATGGACGACGGCCGCCCCACCCCGGGCGCCCACGACGGCATGGCCGCCTTCCGCCAGGGCGACCAGGTCCGCCTCGTGCGGAACCACGAGCTGCGCCGCGGCGACCAGGCCTTCCACCCCACCCACTACGACCCGACCGGCCCCGGCGGCACCACGACCATCGTGTTCGACCCGGACGCCGGGAAGTTCGTCGAGTCCTACGCCTCGCTGGCCGGCACCGCCGTGAACTGCGCCGGCGGCCCGACCCCGTGGGGCACCTGGCTCTCCTGCGAGGAGACCTTCTACACCTCCGAGACCGGCCAGCGTCACGGCTACGTCTTCGAGGTGCCCACCCACGGCGTCTCCTCGGCCGAGCCGCTGACCCAGATGGGTCGCTTCGTGCACGAGGCCGTCGCGGTCGACCCCTCCACCGGCATCGTGTACCTCACCGAGGACGCCACCCCCTCCGGCTTCTACCGCTTCCTGCCCAACCGTCCGGGTGACCTGGACGCCGGCGGCGAGCTGCAGATGCTGCGCATCGAGCGCGGCGAGGGTTCCTACGTCACCTACGCCGACGGCACCGGCGAGCGCTACCAGACCTCCTGGGTCACCATCGACGAGCCGGACCCGGCCGACGACGGCGTGCGCACCGTGCAGCAGGGCATCGCCAAGGGCGGCGCCCAGTTCGCCCGCCTGGAGGGCGCCTGGTGGGGCAACGACGTGGTGAACATCGTCTCCACCAGCGGTGGCCCGGACCGGAACGGCCAGGTCTTCACCTACGACCCGCGCACCGGCGAGCTGGTCATCCTCTTCGCCTCCCCGGACGAGACCGTCCTGGACAACCCGGACAACATCTGCGTCTCCCCCCGCGGCGGCATCGTGCTCTGCGAGGACGGCGGCGGTGACTCCTACCTGCACGGTCTGACCACCGACGGCGAGATCTTCCCGTTCGCGCTGAACACCGTCGTGCTCGACCGGGACGGCGTCGCCGGCTCCACCGTGCGGGCCGGTGACTACCACACCTCCGAGTGGTGCGGCTCGACCTTCGAGCCGAAGAACGGCAACTGGATGTTCGTGAACATCCAGACCCCGGGCATCACGCTGGCCATCACCGGCCCGTGGCGCAAGGGCTCGCTGTGA